In a genomic window of Gopherus evgoodei ecotype Sinaloan lineage chromosome 14, rGopEvg1_v1.p, whole genome shotgun sequence:
- the LOC115635208 gene encoding waprin-Phi1-like, giving the protein MCDRAETDDCATDYDCPEQNKCCYCHCAMHCVEAAEETPATCPAITVVCPMVDPTNRCEKERKCPENKKCCDTGCGKDCVWPQKGPISNTSVMCIQLSASLPAPWIGRGRPEDSADPDPCVLDSPDPCRLYTGAQTEPLAQLQINLFMPQLCHWGFLRLTVSPSVLY; this is encoded by the exons ATGTGTGATCGGGCTGAAACTGATGACTGCGCCACGGATTATGACTGCCCAGAGCAGAACAAGTGCTGTTATTGCCATTGTGCCATGCACTGTGTGGAAGCAGCAGAAG AGACTCCTGCGACTTGTCCAGCCATCACGGTAGTTTGCCCCATGGTTGATCCTACTAACCGCTGTGAAAAGGAAAGGAAGTGTCCAGAAAACAAGAAGTGCTGTGACACCGGCTGTGGGAAAGATTGTGTTTGGCCTCAGAAGGGTCCCATCTCTAACACATCAGTCATGTGTATACAGCTCTCCG CATCACTCCCTGCTCCATGGATAGGCCGAGGGCGTCCCGAGGACAGCGCTGACCCAGATCCCTGTGTCCTGGACTCTCCAGATCCCTGCAGGCTGTATACTGGGGCTCAAACGGAGCCTCTGGCACAGTTACAAATAAACTTGTTTATGCCTCAGCTTTGCCATTGGGGATTCCTGAGACTCACTGTCTCTCCTTCAGTTCTCTATTGA